A segment of the Manis javanica isolate MJ-LG chromosome 10, MJ_LKY, whole genome shotgun sequence genome:
GAGCTCTGCTGCCTATCTGCAAACCTCGGCGGCGCATGACTGCCAGTGAGGTCACATCTTTCTTGtacccagaggggaagggaacgcaccctgttaggcaggaaaatagatatgagtgggatggaaagagaataaggccaggaaaaagccCAATAAAAAAGACctagagttaatcagttaaagctcaaaaagccatgagcaacttggcctggaatgtttgaatattccccagagaaaggagggcaCCTCAGCAGAGCCCGtggctttattgtgttaatcagaCAGGCTCAGCTtatgtttttaactttacctatctgctgttttttttctcctttggccctaatcaagtagtttgcaatctGCACAAtgaataatggcaagcaagcccagcataaacaacatagcaacaggcaggaaggattccatcttcaAAATAAGATTGGGtcttaatacccaggaagttaagaagatgcttcacttactctttagcaaacagacaactcagcccaccttcggggccgggcaggcagccttgatctgctcccagaccaagaaacgccgggctcccagggagaaatcagagcaggaagtcccTTGTGTTAAGTTAGTTCTAAGTATTCAAGGCCCAcctaacaggtctgcaccccaagcccttagtcacattcctgaagaatcctgaaATGGGGATCCCCAAAACtgtcagggtgctcctctctctctgaggtcgcctgcactttttctctaagtaactttaaataaaacttttcctctgctcactactgtgtctctgcccttcaattctttgtcacggCGGGAACAAGAATGGAGGGAATACACAATGCCTCCTCCCCAACAGTGCCACTGCAGCAGACtctaggaagaacagaaaacGTGAATTCTGGTATCTGAAATGTGACGGTATTGGTGCTCTAGAAGCCTTGCTGTGCCAGGGATTCAGGAGTCAGCAAATCCGACTCATCTCTACCACAGGTTCTTCAAGTATTCATTCCTCAACATCAAGGAAGGGCTCTTTATTTCTACCCTTCACAGATCATAAGGCAGACAGCAGGGGATAAACCTTGGCCTAGCAGGGGTTCCATGTGTGGACACTAAGGAAAATCCAATCCTCTGAACCCAAGCACGGCTCAGAGCAGCTAAGGAATGGGGCTGCAAGCCAACAGCCGTCTGACTCCCAAAACCAGGCTGCCTTCTCCAGCTTTAAGGGCGGCAGGCCCCTCCCTACAATCTGCGCCTGATGAGAGGGTTCTGAAGCCGCCAGGCCTACACCAGCTCAGGTGTGCCAAGCCAGAGCAGGTTCAGCCGTTTCAGTGACCGACTGGAATGCTGCGTTCACCTGAGCAGAGGCTGATGGCACTGTGTGCTGCCCAGAAAGCCCTCCCGCTCACCTGGGCAAGATGGTAggcacaggaagtctgccaactGCTCCAAGTGCCTCAGCAGCACGTCAGTCACTGcggctgggagggaggctgcgGGAGCAGCAGTCTCAGCAGCGGGCAGGGTGACATTCGGAGGAGAAGGTGGGGTGGCAGGTGGGTCCCCACCCTCCGAGTTCGATGCAGTttctaaggaagaaagacaaacgCTTGTCCTCCCTGGCAGGGGAATTCTTTCTGGGGGCCTCGCAGAGCACGGGGAGGCTTGGGGACTCGGGGGAACTCGTGCACAAATGCTTCCTCTCAGTCTCAGGGCTCACTGTGCTCGGAGCCCACTGAGAACCCAAGAGGTGGATTTCTCAGAGGAGAAAGACCAAAAGGGAACCAAAGGGAACCGTCTCGGGAGTGTGAAGTTAACCCATGTTCCTCACCACCCTCACCCTGGAAGATCCACTTCAGCCACTTCTCCGACTGAGCTTGCTCCTCCCGGTAATACTCTTCGCGTGTGATCGGGCCGCAGAGCACGGGAGCTGGAGGCTACCAGGAGAAGAAGGAGAAGCCGAGCCGGTCAGAAGGCAGTGAAAGAAACCTGTGCCCACCCTTCCGTTCCCGAGACgcaggggagccaggctggggtgggcaggggcggcTGGACAGGCCATACCAAGATCAGCGGGATCCCTCGCCTGGAGGGCACCAGGGGAAACCTGCGTCTGCGGAGCCGGGAGCTGCTGGGCGTAGGTGGAGAATCCCAGTTCTGCTTCCCAGGTGTGGTTGTGCCTGCAAATAAAGGACccgacttccttccttcctcctctcttccagaAATGGAGAGGTTTGTCTAGCCAGCCTAGTTTGTAACACTGAACTGTCACTAGGTGTCTCTGGGATTCTATCTTCCATGGTTTGGGCTCTTGGATGGTGTCCGCAAGATTATTTCTGACAGTCAAGACGACATGAGGTGGGAATTGCTCCAAATGTGTGCACACGGTTGCTGACTGGACAGAAATTGCCTGGACTGCTCAGGTTCCCCCACCTAGGCTTACCTTACCCCGCAGCCCCCAGGTGGCCTGGGTCATGCTCTACGAGTCTGGGCCACCTTCCCTTACCAGACCAGGAAGCCTGAAGGACAGGAACGTCTCTCTCTCTGTAACTACCAGGCCCCACACAAATCAAGGCTCAGTACATGTGTCCAGTGGGTCATGGCCCATGCGCCCTCCATACACACTACCACCAACACATGCCATGCGTTCATCAACTtaccctgttctccctgggaCTGCTTGTCTCCTATGGAGGGAGCTGAGGAGCCAGAATGAGGAGAAAGCTCCTCTCCTCTGTCGGAGGAAGAGGCCCAAGTAAGTACTGGATAACTTCTTACACCCTCCTAACTACCGACTGGCCAACGTCGAGAACAACCATGACTAAGATCCCAGTGTGTCAagacaacatataaaataaatcaaagaaaatgcctaaagaaatgaagggaggcagTTCAGGGAAGCCACAGAAACACCTTCGTCTTAACACAAGCACAAAACAATCTCCAGAACCTTACGTCCAACCTGGCAAATTTCCGAGAGTTCCAGTCACACCTCTATCTCTAAGAAAGCGGCATTCTAGTCGGACACCTGGAGGGTCAGCTGGGGTCTAGAATGTGAAGCCTGCCGCCCACTCCCATCAGTCACTCTGGTCACTCTGTCCTGTGCAGCCCTTCCCCTTACATCCCATTCCCTCCCGCTGCAGCATGACGGGGAGCAGAGGCCGGTGTGGTCACTGTGTGATGACTGCAAGAGACAGAGCGATTCAGGGCGGCACCATCGCCGCCCTTCAGATGTGAACCGCTTTGATTCTCCAAGTCGGAGTCTCAGATGGCCTAAGTGCTGAGTGAAttcccctcctttcctgccctctgATTAGTCCACACGGCAAATCACTGGTTACCTCATTTTCCTTGGTGACCTCTCTGCTGTCTGCAGGCGGAACGAGGAGGGACCGGAGGAGGGTGACGAGCTGGGACCTCTCCTCTTCCAGAACTAAAAGCCAAACACAAGTCACGTGACTGACACTATGTAATAACTTAGGGGCTGACCGTCAACATAATTCTGTGGCTCTAATCCATCACTGTAGATAAAGTCTCCTTTCCACGTGACTCAAAAACACTTCTTTGTGAAGAGGAGCTTCTGGAAAGTGAGTCAATTGCCAGTATTAACTATGGGGAATGAAGTCGGAAAAAGTAATGGAATGCTAATAAACGGCAGAGGAATGAGCGTCCTTTCTGCATGTCCTGAAGAGTGGAGCGTCATACTCAGCGACGGCGGGGAGCGGGCTCTGACGCACACAAGGCCACTCTGTACTCGTCCACGGAAAGGATAAAGGGACACTCAGAGACTGTTCCCGTGAAGACAAGCCAGGAAGCTAGGTTAGTCTTGCTTCCATTGaattgtcagttttattttattaaaattaaaaaatacgcTATTGTGATGCTTGTGACTTTTGCAACATCTATGACATTTACTGTCACATGATAATTATCCCTACAGCCATCTATCCGTGACCAGCCAGGGTTGAGGAGAATCCAGTTCAACACTTAGGGGAAAAGTGCTTTCTCTCACCACACAGACGTGATAAAAGATTTACATTTAGAAGTGTAACAAACAAAGGACTATAACGAAACAGACAAGCAGTTAGATaaggttgggtagggagggactgtacgagagagagaagacagaaagctgACAGACTGTTCCATAAAACTAAGAACCTTTCTCTCTAAAAATATTGTCCCATGGGAAAGAGACTTTACTGTACACCCTTTGTGCCATTTGAATTTTCAACCATACTAATGTTTCCATAAaccataaataaaataggaaaccgAAACACCccgaaacaaaaacaaaaccataagcaACATTAAAAGGCACGTCTTTTCCATTAAACTGATGAATTCATGTCTGTACCATGTAAAAACGGAGTCTCGCAATTCCATGTGAATATCACGACCGTGTCGGGGAGAGCGGGAAGGAGCACGCAGCAAGGCAACTCCCAGAAGCAGCCTGTGTCTCGGGCAGGTAGCTCAGCACTGGCGTCCCGTTTTTATTTGCCGAGTTCCTACTTCATAAGGACACTATACCTTCAGACTCCACAAAGAATCTCAAGACAAGTATGACGGTTCCATCGTCAAGAAATTGACAATCTGGAAAAGAGACAGGGCAGAGCACGAAATGATGACAGcaatgaaagataaagaaggtCTGTGCCCAGGAGCCAAGAAGCCACCATGCGGAGTTCAGTTAGAGAAATCGGGGGATGAAGGGGGCACTTGAGATGGTCCTTCATGATTTGGCTTAAAAAAGACaaccacacttgaagaaaggcaaACTTTATATAGGCTTGCAGTGGGACGCGCACGTCATTCCGGACAGAGAACAGAACAAGGAAAGGTAAGGAAGCAGGAAAGTATCAGTATTAGGTGCTCTTAGGAGGCATTCTGGTTTGCCTTAATTATGGGTGTATATAAAGGGATAAAAGGTTAGAAATGCAAGCTGGAGGTTTGGCAATTTAAGGCCATTGCAAAtatttctgctttggaaaacagtaggtCCTGTTAAGACAAACGGAGACACCAATGccacacacacagaggtcagaggaCTTCTCACGTTCTGTTACATAATCAGTCCCAGTTTAATGCTGGTACTAATTTACATAATCAGTCCCAGTTTAATGCTGGTAATGATTTACCATGGCAAAGCTAGAACTTCTAATTTGCTCAGCTAGGATTTGGGTATTTACTAGTGTTCCtctggaaaaattaaatcaagtctAGTAGCTATgctaccactcactccaaacatGAGGGCTGCCACCTGGGCTGACCGCACTGCATTCAGTATTCACCGCCCGTTCTTCCAATGAGGCACCGGGTAAAGAAGGTTCACGTATAGTCTCTGCTTCCTGACACCTGCTTCTGAGAACTTACATTTTCAAACATCACACACCTATAGGGGGCTGCTAACTACTCACAACAGAATATCCGACAACTGTCAGTGCCAGTGAGTGTACGTCTTGCCTTAGGTCACAGGCTCCACCGGTAATGGGAACTTTACAACTAAATGTGGCAAAGGCCTCGTACAGTGTTCTAGACCCACCACCTGCTGAGGGCACGCAGCAAATGCTGAAGACGATGAGGAGCGCATCTGTTTGGAGGCACGGCGGCACGGAAGAGCTCTAACGCCGTGAGACGCGGTGGggacaagacagagaagagaagcccaGAGACGAGCCTGCCTCCAGGTCTGCATTTCCCCCAGGTGACTTGCCGTTTCCACAAGGGAAAGCTGCAGTGCGGAGGCTGCGAGCAGCTGTCCCCAGCCTCACAGggttgaagacacaaataacgGACTCAGAGCTTTCCAAAGTGGAGGGGTCCTAACAAAACCTCGGTTGGGATCACACAGGCTACACGAGAAGACAGGAGGCAATCAGAAATAAACCAGCCCCCCGAGAACGGACAACTCAGAATCCGTGTCAGTCCCAAGTAGGCAGAGGAATCTGctccctccctggctgcctgccagagggaaaagggaaaccTCTCTGGAGAAAGACACCACCACCCAGAGCATCAAGTTAGTGccactttgttttgtgtttttcactgTCTGACAGATAAACAACACATAAAATCAGGCATGTAAGATAAGATTTGACCACTAACCAGGTGGACAGAGCACAGAAGATTCAAATACTGGAGTGGTCAAGACTTTAGAGGGACGAGTTACTGTGATTTAAATGACAGTATGGAGATTCCAGGCAGAAATGGTAGATATAAAATTGACTAACTGAGATTAGTGAACTGGAAAACTGAAGAACTGATGGTTGGGAGACAGATGGTGGGAAACACGCAGAGACACACATAGGACGCCGTGAAGACGTCTAACATGTCCTAGAATAGTTACTAGAGAGACGTGAGAAAACAGGGCAGAACAGTATAAAAGATAATGGCTGAGAGCTTCTCAAAACCATCAAAGTCATCAAGCCACACAGTAAGTTCCAAGCAAGAGAAACCACAAGGCAGCACTTCTCAGTAAAGTTTCCCTTCAAGTGAAGGTGGAGCACTTACCAAAACTGCACATGTGCTGGGGCATCAAGCAAATGCAGAACATTTCAAGGACTGATGAAgacaccatgtgacccagcagaaTTAAGCTAAAAGCCCGTAATTAAAAGATAACTAGAGAATTCCCAACCATTTAAAAGTTAAGCAGCGTACTTCTAAGTAacccatgagtcaaagaagaaatcacaatggcaattagaaaatatttttaactgcatgaaaatgaaaaatccttctATTTCAAAACTAGTGGGATGAAGCTAAAGTTGAATTCACAGTAACCTTCAAAACATacatgagaaaagagaacaggcTGAAACCGAGTGATCTAAGAATCCACACTTAAAGCCACAAAGGCATCCTAGCACCTCAAAcatgaagaaagggagaaggaaatagtacctatgagaacagaaattaaagaaacagaaaaacataagAGAATGGCTCCTAAAGTTGGTACTTGACAATATGACTTTGGAAACGGAACTCCCTTAATCCAATAAAGGTATCTACAAAGAATGTCTATATTCAAATGTCACATGCAATAGAAAACTGGAAAGTGctccctctgagattgggaaaaacaaggcaaagatgtttgctatcacttctgttcaacattgtactggagatcTTAGCCAAGTGCAGTAACgcataaaaaaacaataaaaggactggaagaaaggagaaaaagtgtCATGATTGCAGACatgacatacatataaaaatccgGAAGAATATACAGATAAATGTTCAGAGTTTAGCAAGTTTTCtgaacacaaaaatcagttgcatttctaacatcagcaacaaattttcaatgtactatttataacagcatcaaaaaCATACATCtaggaaaaatttaataaaagatacaaaaaaccaCTACACAGAGAAGTTGATGATGTAAATAAGTGAAGAATGTACGGTGCTCATGGATTTTAAGATTAAATACTGTACAAATATCGATTCTCTCCAAAATAACTGTTAGATTAAAGGCAATCCCAATCAATAGCTCAGCAAgtgctttttgttttggttttggtagAAACTGACACATTGATTCTAAATTTATGTAGAAATGCACAGGGTCTGATGCAAGAGCCTTCAGAAGAGGAATGAGAGAAATGACAGCGTTGGGTGACTTATTCTACTAGATATCAAAACATAAAGActgtacagcatagggaagagaaaaagatgggcacaggcagaaaaacagagcagCGGAACAGGTCAGAATCTAGAAGTGGATCCGCGTACACGTGGGCATTTCAATTGCAACTGTGGGATTACTATAGAAATCAAGCATAGAAATCAAacgtataatcatatatgacttggttatttttcctgtaattcctgataagtgatcaagaacagaacaaacaagaccaagaCAGTTTCTGTGCCCTAATTgcctttgctattgtttcaataccatgtGAGACATCGTGGCCCAGGAGACCGGAGCCTGCTGAGGATGCAGTTTCCAGTTGGTTAATGACTGTCTAGTAAGTCCCCCCCACAGGATTCTAATGTTGTGAACacgtatgtgctcaataaatacaaagggtgccctctcagcaccactcttgcgctgttaggcctcgagtcccctggctggtcctttcaggtctccGGGATCTCATCGTGTCTCCCCCCTTATCTGCAGgttggaagcagggagggaccgacatGCAACAAAGCCGATACTGTGAGCAATAGGGAAAGGGTGACCCATTCTTTCGGtgaatgttacagaatcaaacggatattacatggaaaaatattaagactGATCTTGACCTCACACCATGTAAAACAAAGTTTTTCAGGTGAGGAtccaaatgtgaaaggaaaaataatgaagttccTAGAAAGGACTATTGGAGAGGATCATCACGGCCCTCGGCAGGCACAGATTTCCtaaacagcacagaaaagacactAACCGCAAGTGAAATGACTGAAAGAGAACGAAATGGGGGACGCTTACTTACAGCAACATATATCATTCAGAAAGCTTGCatctagaacatataaagaacttgtatacGTCAGTAAAGAAAAGATATAGAACCTAATAGAAAAGTCAAGAAACTTGCACAGGCACTTCATAGAAAaggatgtacaaatggccaatgaactCATACTTTTAACTcattagtaatcaggaaaatgcaaattaaaactacaatgaaatgctACTTCACACCCACTGAAATGGGTCATTAAAGAGACTGGCAACAGCaggtgtcagtgaggatgtgtAACCCCAGGAACAAAAGCTCCCCTGCTGTGGTAGGAGTATTAACTGAAACATCACTTTCTACAATTGGTCAAATTGCTAAGACCGAACATACACGTACTTGATATATGTGCACCAAAAGACTAATACAAGAATGTCTAGAGCAGCATTACGCATAGtggctccaaactggaaacccaAACGTCCAGTGGTAGAATGGTTAAGTTGCGATATATCCTACAGTTTAAGAGAATACACAACGAAAATGAAAGACCCCTGTTACCTGCAACAGCACGGATGAATCTCACAAGTAAAATGGTGAGTGAAGGAACCCACACATAAAAGAAAGCATATTCTGTTCCCATTGATATGAGGTTCAGAAACAGGGACAACTATATGTGGTGCTAATaatcaggaaagaagagagggaaggagtagTGACTGAGAGTGGGTATGAGAGGGGCTCGGGGACGTTGAAAATGATTTATTAACTTGGCCTGGGTGGTGGTTCCATGGAATGGTTACGCTTTTGACACCTGTTtttctgcacattttaaaaaggccATTAAAGAGAGTTTATATGACACACAACGCATGCAATATATAATGACAAAAAGCATGCAAAAAGCACATATGTGATGATCCCACTTGCATAAAACAGCTCCGCAAGTCTGtattatctgtgtgtgtatggACGATAGGAATATTAACAATCGGGACTATGAGATGGAGACTGGGATAGCCAGGACCAGggaattttactttttacttaacAGTGATCcatacttaaaatgtttttgaaaccaGGAGAGGTAATACTTGCAGCACATTACAAATTCCAACAAGTATATATTCAAAAGTTAGTTTTCCTCCTATCTCGGTAAGCACGTTTCTAATACACCCTGTCCGAATTATTCTATGTAcattaaaagattaaagaaagCAGCAGCACAGAGGACACTATACATACAGTTCCTGCACctttatctttttatgtatttttgtgatCATTCACATCAGTGCCTATTAAGCTACcttattcattttaatagtttCATAGTATTTCAA
Coding sequences within it:
- the LOC140843934 gene encoding nuclear envelope pore membrane protein POM 121-like, which encodes MNSLFRKRNKGKYSPKVQTRRPGPPKSGFSSQSSDGHLDKRPSTYAVSCLKGTCTCGIRMSSRNAITSSYSSTGGISQVPSPGAVEEFWKRRGPSSSPSSGPSSFRLQTAERSPRKMRGEELSPHSGSSAPSIGDKQSQGEQGTTTPGKQNWDSPPTPSSSRLRRRRFPLVPSRRGIPLILPPAPVLCGPITREEYYREEQAQSEKWLKWIFQGEGETASNSEGGDPPATPPSPPNVTLPAAETAAPAASLPAAVTDVLLRHLEQLADFLCLPSCPGCVPFPSGYKKDVTSLAVMRRRGLQIGSRAQRGAVSGRIFPKPQESQDQDPWEPDRKRRRIA